One Candidatus Zixiibacteriota bacterium genomic region harbors:
- a CDS encoding DUF1646 family protein, translating into AVWESYFFQEWIDRMELDITKLTMILTLSIVLSQMISNVPLVALYMPMLQHAGAAQNELIALAAGSTIAGNMLILGAASNIIIIQNAEKRAGITVTFWEFARVGVPLTVINAVVYWVFLRVM; encoded by the coding sequence GCGGTCTGGGAAAGTTACTTTTTCCAGGAGTGGATTGACCGGATGGAGCTGGATATAACGAAACTGACGATGATACTGACGTTGAGCATCGTGTTGAGCCAGATGATTTCCAATGTCCCGCTGGTGGCGCTTTATATGCCGATGCTTCAGCATGCCGGGGCGGCGCAAAACGAACTGATTGCGCTGGCGGCGGGAAGCACCATTGCCGGGAATATGCTGATACTGGGAGCGGCGAGTAATATTATCATCATACAGAACGCCGAGAAGCGGGCAGGGATAACAGTTACATTTTGGGAATTCGCCCGTGTCGGGGTTCCGCTGACAGTCATAAATGCGGTGGTGTACTGGGTGTTTTTGCGGGTGATGTGA